The stretch of DNA ACAGCCGGTTGATGGTGGTGGCAACCGATCGCAAAAGCCTGATCCACGACATTTCCGACACCCTGGCCAAGCTGGACGTGAACATTTCCCAGTTCACGATGAAGCGCCAGGAAGAACTGGCCATTGGCCGCATCGTGATCGAAGTCAAGAATCTGAGCCAGTTGCAGTCGATCATCAACAAGCTCAAGGCCATTCCCAAGGTGATCCGCGTCGATCGCCACGACCAGAGCGCGGACTGGTAAGCATGGATCACGCCGCACCGGGGGACAGGCACGCTCTCCTGGACGGGTTCGAGGAATTCCTGGCCCGCCGCAGTCGCCGGGTACTGGATTTCGTGGACGACAAGCCCGCCCACCGGGGAACGGGTGCAGCGACAGGGGCGCGCCAGTCGGCCGTGCTGGTCTGCCTCGCCGCGGATCACGGAAACGATCTGCGACTGTTGTATGTGGTACGCAGCCGGACTCTGACGCACCACCCCGGGCAGATCGGCTTTCCCGGAGGACGGGTCGAGCCCGCTGACGGAGGACTGGTCCAGGCAGCCCTGCGGGAGACCCTGGAAGAAGTCGCGATTCCCGCCGAGCGCGTGCGTGTACTGGGACTGCTGGACGACCAGTACACGTCCGCGTCGCAGCATGTGGTCACACCCGTGCTGGGCATGCTGGACCCGGAGGCCCAGCCCCGCATCGTCAGTGACGAGAACGAGAGTCTGTTCTGGATGGGCCTGGCCCGGCTGGAGGCCGAGTGTCGCCCCGTGACGCTGAGAGCACCGGGGGAGCCCTGGAAGCGTGAAGGTCAGTGGGTCTTTCCGACTCCATGCGGCCCGCTCTGGGGGCTGAGTTCGCGGATCACACACAACCTTCTGCAGATTCTTCGCCAGTATCACAGCTTTTCCTGAGATCCTGCATGCATCACGCGAATCCGGACCGCCAACCGGGCCAGATGCGACGACGCCCGGTTGTGGCTTGTGATTTCCGATTGAACTCACGTTTTTCGCTCACTCAATTCTCGACCCGTTGCTGCCGATGCAGTCAGGTTGGCGCACAAAGACCATCGAAACCTTGCAAGGAATCATCGCATGCGAGTTCCATTTGTTCTTCCGGCCCTGCTGGGCCTTTCCCTGATTTTCGCTTCATGCCAGAGCAGGGATTCATTCCGCGTTGGACTGGTGTTCACGTCCGATACCAAGGGTTACATCGAAGACTGCGGTTGTCACAGCAAACGTCTGGGCGGCATGGCCCGCCGGGGCGCGGCGGTGGACAGTCTGCGCAAGTCAATGGACGGCAATGTGCTGGTGTTCGACACGGGCAACCTGCATGGCACCAAGGTCGATGCGGACACCGATGCCGATGGCGAGTTCCTGGTGGAACTGCTGGACCATCAGGGCTATGACCTGACAGTACTGGGTGCCAAGGACCTGACGCTGGAAGGCGACGGGCTCAGCCGCATGGTCACTCATGCCCGGCATCCCTGGGTGGGCACCGATGTGGCCGACTCCCTGCGCCCGGTGGGCGTTCAGGATTTCGTGATCAAGAAGGTCGACGGTGTCAAGGTGGGTCTCTTCAGTTGGCTGGACCCGGACAGTCGTGCCAATGGCGTGAATGCCGCCAGTCTCAAGAACAATCTGGAAAGCATGGCGGCCCAGCTTCGCAAGAAAGTGGACCTGCTGGTGCTGGTGGCCTATACCACCGAAGATCAGCTGGATGCTCTGGCACAGCGGGTGCCCATGGTGGACGTGGTGGTCCTGGGTGGGCTGGCCAACCCGATGAAGCGCGAGAAGGTGATCGGCACGACCCTGGTCGGTGCGGCCGGTGATCGCGGGCGGCATGTGGCGTCCTTCGATCTCACCCTCGATCGTCAGCGCAAGATTGCCCAGAGCCGCTATTCCGTGATCGAGATCGTGCAGGATTACCCGCGTGAACCCTGGGCCGCCGCCCGGATGGATTCTCTCAAGAACGTGCGCGAAGAGGCGAAACTCGCCAGAATCGACGCTCTGCGCCTGGAACGCCTGGCCAGCATGGGCATCGATCCGGCCACCCACGCGTCTCCGGCGGAGGGTCTGAGCTACCTGGGAGAATCCAGCTGCCGCGATTGCCATGCCACCATCGCGGCGGCCTGGCGCATGACGCCCCACGCCCAGGCCTACGCCCAGCTCTACCGTGACAAGCAGATGGACATTCCCGAGAAGGAGCGCCGGGCCACCACCGGTTTCCTCGAGCCCCGCGGATTCGTTTCCCGCATTGACACTCCCTCACTGATCAACGTTCAGTGCGAAGCCTGTCATGGTGCAGGCAGTGCGCATGTCCAGAGTGAAGGCAAGGCACTCGAGACTCTGAAGAATGCCAGTGAGAGTTGCGCGACCTGCCACTCGGGTGAACATGCCAAGGGTTTTGACCTGAAGCGGGCCCTGAGTCAGGTGCATGACACGACCCAGGTGCAGCAGACCCAGAAACCCCGCCCGAGCGGATTGCTGAAGGGTGCTGCCGTTCGCTGAGTGGCGATGGCAATTTTCCGGGCACGAGTTCCAGCTTTGCTTTGCGGGAGCCCTGCTCTATCTTGCGCGGTTGCCTGCCGATTCGGCTTGACGGGAACCCCGGAAGCCAGAAATGGGTTCGCAGCCTGCCGGCTCCATTCCGGACAGCCGGCGCTTTGATTGTAATTGGGACGCACTCATGAAAAACCTGTTCGCGATTCTCATCGCTCTGCTGGCCTTCGGCTGGATCAATTCCGGGTGCGAGCCCGCGAAGGATTCCTACCGACTGGGCCTGGTCTTCACCGCCGACTGCAAGGGCTACATCGAGGACTGTGGCTGACACAGCAAGAAGCTTGGCGGTCTTGCCAGGCGTTCCCATGCTGTCGACAGTCTGCGTACTCACTTCGGTTCCGACATGCTGCTGCTGGATGCCGGAAACATCTACTCTCTCAAGCGGGGCGACGAGCCCGAGCGCGAGGTGAAGTTCATCCTCGAGAACATGGATGACCAGAAGTACGATGTGGGCATTCTGGGTGCCAAGGATCTGGACATCCCCGACAGTTCCCTGCAGAAGATGATCCGTTTCAGCGACTTCCAGTGGGTGGGCACCGACATCGTCGATGCGCGTCGCCCCAAGGATGTCAAGCCCTGGCTGATCAAGAAGGTGGACGGCGTCAAGGTCGGCGTGTTCTCCTTCCTTGACAAGGAGTACCGTTTCAACAACGTGGACTCCACGGA from Candidatus Delongbacteria bacterium encodes:
- a CDS encoding CoA pyrophosphatase; the protein is MDHAAPGDRHALLDGFEEFLARRSRRVLDFVDDKPAHRGTGAATGARQSAVLVCLAADHGNDLRLLYVVRSRTLTHHPGQIGFPGGRVEPADGGLVQAALRETLEEVAIPAERVRVLGLLDDQYTSASQHVVTPVLGMLDPEAQPRIVSDENESLFWMGLARLEAECRPVTLRAPGEPWKREGQWVFPTPCGPLWGLSSRITHNLLQILRQYHSFS